A region of Sphingomonas crusticola DNA encodes the following proteins:
- a CDS encoding flavin monoamine oxidase family protein — protein sequence MITRRKLLERLGHLGGLGATFSAMQALGLMSKARAAGMPALPPTLGKGKHVIVLGAGISGLVSAYELEQAGFLVTLLEARERVGGRAWTVRDGDKIEMNGEETQTARFSDGAYFNAGPARIPSFHTGLLGYADKFGVPLEVEVNSSRSAYVVADDGTKMRQRTAVNDMRGHIAELLSKAVSQGALDQQLTPADKEKLLPFLRFYGDLDEKGSFAGTARSGFDALPGAGPTFATSYPPRPLSALLANQQLPMTLFDDVFYMQATMVEPVGGMDRIHAGFDRNLKHPAVRGAEVTRIRDTAKGVEVVYRDKGSGVMNTVSGDYLICTIPFPVLTSIDTNFSKPVKQAIAGVVYDYSNKIAFDAPRFWEKEDQIYGGITFVGGPTSLIWYPSAAIHSARGMLLACYASGPIAADFQKRPIAEQIEYARGVVEKVHPGHGKDLANGIAVNWHKIPYSLGPWPAWNPAQAGRQEGNIDTPAFRLLQKPDGRIYFASAALSQTPGWQEGGIASAHYQVTALAARVTAQAMVEPRYARVAA from the coding sequence GTGATTACACGACGCAAGTTGCTCGAACGGCTGGGCCATCTTGGTGGATTGGGGGCGACCTTCAGCGCGATGCAGGCGCTGGGACTGATGAGTAAGGCGCGCGCGGCGGGGATGCCGGCGCTGCCGCCGACGCTCGGCAAGGGCAAGCATGTAATCGTGTTGGGTGCGGGCATTTCCGGGCTCGTATCCGCCTACGAACTGGAGCAGGCGGGTTTCCTCGTCACCTTGCTCGAGGCGCGCGAGCGCGTCGGCGGACGTGCCTGGACGGTGCGTGACGGCGATAAGATCGAAATGAACGGGGAAGAGACGCAGACCGCGCGTTTCTCGGACGGCGCCTATTTCAATGCCGGTCCGGCGCGTATCCCGAGCTTCCACACCGGCCTGCTCGGCTATGCGGACAAATTCGGTGTGCCGCTCGAAGTCGAAGTCAATTCCAGCCGCTCCGCTTACGTCGTCGCCGACGACGGCACCAAGATGCGCCAGCGCACGGCCGTGAACGACATGCGCGGCCACATTGCCGAATTGCTCTCCAAAGCAGTCAGCCAAGGCGCGCTCGACCAGCAGCTCACGCCCGCCGACAAGGAGAAGTTGCTGCCGTTCCTGCGCTTCTATGGCGATCTCGACGAGAAAGGCTCGTTCGCCGGAACGGCGCGGTCCGGCTTCGACGCGCTACCCGGTGCCGGGCCGACTTTCGCGACCAGCTATCCCCCACGGCCGCTGTCCGCGTTGCTCGCCAACCAGCAGCTGCCGATGACCCTTTTCGACGACGTGTTCTACATGCAGGCAACCATGGTCGAGCCGGTCGGCGGCATGGATCGGATTCACGCCGGCTTCGACCGCAACCTCAAGCATCCCGCGGTACGGGGCGCGGAAGTTACGCGTATCCGCGACACCGCGAAGGGTGTCGAAGTCGTCTATCGCGACAAGGGGTCCGGCGTGATGAACACGGTTTCGGGCGATTATCTGATCTGCACCATCCCGTTCCCGGTGCTGACCTCGATCGACACCAATTTCTCCAAGCCGGTGAAGCAGGCGATTGCGGGCGTGGTCTACGATTATTCCAACAAGATCGCTTTCGACGCGCCGCGCTTCTGGGAGAAGGAGGACCAGATTTACGGAGGCATCACTTTCGTCGGCGGGCCGACCAGCCTGATCTGGTATCCATCCGCCGCGATCCATTCGGCACGCGGCATGCTGCTTGCCTGCTATGCCTCCGGCCCGATCGCCGCCGATTTCCAGAAGCGTCCGATCGCCGAGCAGATCGAATATGCGCGCGGCGTGGTGGAGAAGGTCCATCCCGGCCATGGCAAGGACCTCGCCAACGGCATCGCGGTCAACTGGCACAAGATCCCCTACAGCCTTGGGCCATGGCCGGCCTGGAATCCGGCGCAGGCGGGGCGGCAGGAAGGCAATATCGATACGCCGGCCTTCCGCCTGCTGCAGAAACCTGACGGGCGGATCTACTTCGCCAGTGCCGCCCTCAGTCAGACACCGGGCTGGCAGGAAGGGGGCATCGCGTCCGCCCATTATCAGGTGACTGCGCTCGCGGCGCGCGTCACTGCCCAGGCGATGGTCGAGCCTCGATATGCGCGGGTTGCAGCCTGA
- a CDS encoding glucoamylase family protein — MARERLAAGLGMLTCGALALAMACPASAQLYDRHVVFDNARVAGPYHFSLASKSGPSELELTGNAIPVDTRTFHTPPNSLKLHWTSRYGGDWRVALDAQKYFRTNNFVGNRLSLWLYAEEPLDADAAPGLVLTDARGNNTPTMRLLGDLASLPARQWVQVSIPLDKITDLVASTEDRRPDLSHLAGLILVQRIDDGKAHTLYLDDIRIDDPAAAVAPPPKAPPMGLAAKGYDRHIDLSWQVERAPGVESYRIYRSIDDKPFEPIGIQKGHIARYEDFLGASGKTASYRISAVNGAGQESPVSQAVTATTRTLSDDDLLTMVQEAQFRYYWEGAHPNAGMALEVTPGDPDQVALGASGFGAMALLVGIERGFITREQGAERFLKIVRFLARADRFHGVWPHYLDGRTGKTMAFFGKYDDGGDLIETAFMMQGLLSARQYFTHNTPAEREIRDTITRFWRDIDWNWYRNGPDSKVLYWHWSPDYGFYIHHPLIGWNESMIAYVLAIASPTHAVPASLWHSGWAGQNALGVEYRRRWSRTTQGDQFTNGNSYYGIKLDVGEGNGSDLFFTHFSFMGFDPRGMRDAYTNYFTNNRAISLINQAYAIDNPRKFKGYGADAWGFTAGLHAGGRPLQSDDNGTITPEGPLGSFAYTPAQSMLALKHFYRDLGAKTWGVYGFADGYNETDNYFDESYMGLNQAPAVVMIENQRTGLIWKLFMSNPEIAPALKKIGFRKD; from the coding sequence ATGGCGCGAGAGAGGCTTGCAGCAGGCCTGGGGATGCTCACGTGCGGCGCGCTCGCGCTCGCGATGGCCTGCCCGGCATCCGCCCAATTGTATGATCGTCACGTCGTGTTCGACAATGCGCGCGTCGCGGGTCCTTATCATTTCAGCCTCGCCAGCAAGTCCGGGCCGAGCGAGCTCGAGCTGACCGGAAATGCCATCCCGGTGGACACGCGCACGTTCCACACGCCGCCCAATAGCCTCAAGCTCCACTGGACTTCGCGTTACGGCGGGGACTGGCGGGTGGCACTCGACGCGCAGAAATATTTCCGCACCAACAATTTCGTCGGCAATCGGCTGAGCCTGTGGCTCTATGCGGAAGAGCCGCTCGATGCCGATGCCGCGCCGGGGCTGGTGCTGACCGACGCCCGCGGCAACAATACGCCGACGATGCGCCTGCTGGGCGATCTCGCTTCACTGCCGGCGCGACAATGGGTGCAGGTCAGCATCCCGCTCGACAAGATCACCGACCTGGTCGCCTCGACCGAGGATCGCCGGCCCGATCTCAGCCATCTTGCGGGTCTCATCCTCGTCCAGCGGATCGACGACGGTAAGGCGCATACGCTCTATCTCGACGATATCCGCATCGACGATCCGGCCGCGGCGGTGGCGCCGCCGCCAAAGGCCCCGCCGATGGGCCTGGCGGCGAAGGGCTATGACCGCCACATCGATCTTTCCTGGCAGGTGGAGCGCGCGCCAGGGGTGGAATCCTACCGCATCTATCGTTCGATCGACGACAAGCCGTTCGAGCCGATCGGCATCCAGAAAGGCCATATCGCGCGTTACGAGGACTTTCTCGGCGCGAGCGGCAAGACTGCCAGCTATCGCATCAGTGCGGTCAATGGCGCGGGCCAGGAGTCGCCGGTGTCGCAGGCCGTGACGGCAACGACCCGGACCCTTTCGGACGACGACCTGCTGACGATGGTTCAGGAGGCGCAATTCCGCTATTATTGGGAGGGCGCGCACCCCAATGCCGGAATGGCGCTGGAAGTAACGCCCGGCGACCCGGATCAGGTCGCGCTCGGAGCGTCCGGATTCGGCGCAATGGCGCTGCTGGTAGGCATCGAACGCGGGTTCATCACGCGCGAACAAGGTGCCGAACGCTTCCTCAAGATCGTGCGCTTCCTTGCCCGGGCGGATCGTTTCCACGGGGTATGGCCGCATTATCTCGACGGCCGGACCGGCAAAACCATGGCCTTTTTCGGCAAATATGACGACGGCGGCGACCTTATCGAGACCGCTTTCATGATGCAGGGGCTGCTGTCTGCCCGCCAATATTTCACGCACAACACGCCTGCAGAGCGCGAAATCCGCGATACGATCACCCGCTTCTGGCGCGATATCGACTGGAATTGGTATCGCAACGGACCCGACAGCAAGGTGCTCTACTGGCATTGGTCGCCCGATTACGGCTTCTATATCCACCATCCGCTGATCGGCTGGAATGAATCGATGATCGCTTATGTGCTGGCAATCGCCTCGCCAACGCATGCCGTGCCGGCCAGTTTGTGGCACAGCGGCTGGGCAGGGCAGAATGCGCTGGGTGTGGAATATCGGCGCCGCTGGAGCCGCACGACGCAGGGCGACCAGTTCACCAACGGCAACAGCTATTACGGGATCAAGCTGGACGTCGGGGAAGGCAATGGCTCCGACCTGTTCTTCACCCATTTCTCGTTCATGGGCTTCGATCCGCGCGGCATGCGCGATGCCTATACCAATTATTTCACCAACAACCGCGCCATCTCGCTGATCAATCAGGCCTATGCGATCGACAATCCGCGCAAGTTCAAGGGCTATGGCGCGGATGCGTGGGGCTTCACCGCGGGGCTCCACGCCGGTGGTCGGCCGCTGCAGTCAGACGACAATGGCACGATCACGCCGGAAGGCCCGCTCGGCTCGTTTGCCTATACGCCAGCCCAATCGATGCTTGCGCTCAAGCATTTCTACCGCGATCTCGGCGCCAAGACGTGGGGCGTATACGGCTTCGCCGACGGCTATAATGAGACCGATAATTATTTCGACGAAAGCTATATGGGGCTGAACCAGGCGCCGGCGGTGGTGATGATCGAGAACCAGCGGACGGGGCTGATCTGGAAATTGTTCATGTCCAATCCCGAGATCGCGCCGGCGCTCAAGAAGATCGGCTTCCGGAAGGATTGA
- a CDS encoding GNAT family N-acetyltransferase, producing the protein MSDAGRTIRAGVIIRPARAPDIPVLEPLITASARALSAGFYSAREIEAAIEHVFGVDSDLVADGTYFVAEEEGEIVGCGGWSRQRTLFGGDRFAAREPGYLDPASEAARMRAFFVAPGHARKGVATKLLAACEAAAIAAGFTRGALMATLPGVPFYAAHGYRPGEAVSYQCGDTAVRFVAMVKELLPK; encoded by the coding sequence ATGTCCGACGCCGGCCGAACCATCCGGGCCGGCGTCATCATCCGGCCGGCGCGCGCGCCGGACATCCCGGTCCTCGAGCCGTTGATCACCGCATCGGCACGCGCGCTGAGTGCAGGCTTTTACAGTGCACGCGAGATCGAGGCGGCAATTGAGCACGTCTTCGGCGTCGATTCCGACCTTGTCGCCGACGGAACCTACTTCGTCGCCGAGGAGGAGGGAGAGATTGTCGGCTGCGGCGGCTGGAGCCGACAGCGGACCTTGTTCGGCGGCGATCGCTTTGCTGCCCGCGAGCCCGGCTATCTCGATCCGGCCAGCGAGGCCGCACGCATGAGGGCGTTCTTCGTGGCGCCGGGTCATGCCCGCAAGGGGGTCGCCACAAAGCTGTTGGCGGCATGCGAGGCCGCCGCCATCGCCGCCGGCTTCACGCGCGGTGCCCTGATGGCGACCTTGCCCGGCGTGCCGTTCTACGCGGCGCATGGCTACCGGCCAGGGGAGGCGGTTAGCTATCAATGCGGAGATACGGCTGTCCGCTTCGTCGCCATGGTAAAAGAATTGTTGCCGAAATGA
- a CDS encoding SirB1 family protein, translated as MADDISYLGLLDDEAIMPDAAALELARLDHAGTDLNPYLQLLNSLTNRLAILAEGAETAEAQAHVLARVMAAEYGFHGDREQYDDPANADMIRVIDRRRGLPVSLSILYVGAARRVGWTADPLNTPGHVLVRLGPTTAPTLIDPFNNGAILGGQELAQLLSGILGREVQPLAEHLAPMTNRAALVRLLMNQAGRAEASGDTARTLSLLQRITAIDPTGAHGWWARARLELTRGDVTAARASLSAILEVTRDPTMREHVAAALDGLAGHTTG; from the coding sequence ATGGCTGACGACATCTCCTACCTCGGGCTGCTCGACGACGAGGCGATCATGCCTGACGCCGCCGCCTTGGAGCTGGCGCGGCTGGATCATGCCGGCACCGACCTCAATCCCTATCTCCAACTTTTGAACAGCCTCACCAACCGCCTGGCGATATTGGCCGAGGGGGCGGAGACAGCCGAGGCGCAGGCGCACGTGCTGGCCCGCGTCATGGCCGCCGAATATGGCTTCCACGGCGACCGGGAGCAGTATGACGACCCGGCCAATGCCGATATGATCCGCGTAATCGATCGCCGGCGCGGCCTGCCGGTGAGCCTGTCGATCCTCTATGTCGGCGCCGCGCGCCGTGTCGGCTGGACCGCAGACCCGCTCAACACGCCCGGGCATGTCCTCGTCCGGCTCGGGCCCACCACCGCACCCACCCTGATCGATCCGTTCAACAACGGTGCGATCCTGGGCGGGCAGGAGCTCGCCCAATTGCTGTCCGGCATATTGGGACGTGAGGTCCAGCCGCTCGCCGAGCATCTTGCACCGATGACCAACCGTGCCGCGCTGGTGCGGCTGCTGATGAACCAGGCGGGCCGGGCGGAGGCGTCCGGCGACACCGCACGCACGCTCTCCTTGCTGCAGCGTATCACTGCGATCGATCCCACGGGAGCGCATGGCTGGTGGGCGCGGGCACGGCTGGAACTCACTCGCGGCGACGTCACCGCCGCCCGCGCCAGCCTCAGCGCCATCCTCGAAGTGACGCGCGATCCCACCATGCGCGAACATGTCGCTGCTGCGTTGGACGGTCTGGCCGGTCACACCACCGGCTGA
- a CDS encoding LacI family DNA-binding transcriptional regulator yields the protein MTEATIRDVAREAQLSVASVSRALNGHKSVRPETRARIVAVADELGYVPHAGARSLSMARSNAIGVVLPDLHGEFFSEIVRGMDREATRLGLQLLLSNMHADPVQAGLALRAMHGRVDGLLIMCPQMRSEGWAGSLPRGLPAVLLNTSEPTMDRPSMAIDNRAGAAAIARHLVSIGRRSIVHIAGPDHNVDARERHKGFEDVIRAEAPDAVITVLPGDFNEESGEAAAAQILSSGMKVDAIFAANDMMAVGCLQALRAAGVRVPEEIAVAGFDDVPIARYLALTTARVRIAEIGARAVIRLTEIMSGHEEGAKIEVQIPELVVRGTTQMPDPSDAP from the coding sequence ATGACGGAGGCCACGATACGCGACGTCGCGCGGGAAGCGCAGCTGTCGGTCGCCTCGGTATCGCGCGCGCTCAACGGCCATAAGAGCGTTCGCCCCGAAACACGGGCGCGGATCGTCGCGGTGGCGGACGAACTCGGCTATGTTCCGCATGCCGGCGCGCGCAGCCTGAGCATGGCGCGATCGAACGCGATCGGCGTGGTCCTGCCGGACCTCCACGGCGAATTCTTTTCCGAGATCGTGCGGGGCATGGATCGCGAGGCCACACGGCTTGGCCTGCAATTGCTGCTGTCGAACATGCACGCCGATCCGGTTCAGGCGGGCCTGGCATTGCGCGCGATGCATGGACGCGTCGACGGCCTGCTGATCATGTGCCCGCAGATGCGATCCGAGGGGTGGGCCGGATCCTTGCCGCGTGGCCTGCCGGCGGTGCTGCTCAACACGTCCGAGCCGACGATGGACCGACCGTCCATGGCAATCGACAATCGCGCGGGCGCGGCTGCCATAGCGCGCCATCTGGTGAGTATCGGGCGACGTTCGATCGTGCACATTGCCGGGCCCGATCACAACGTCGATGCGCGCGAACGGCACAAAGGTTTCGAGGACGTGATCCGCGCCGAGGCGCCGGATGCGGTCATCACCGTGCTCCCCGGCGATTTCAACGAGGAGAGCGGGGAGGCTGCCGCCGCCCAAATCCTCTCGAGCGGCATGAAGGTCGATGCCATCTTCGCCGCAAACGACATGATGGCGGTCGGCTGCCTTCAGGCGTTGCGTGCCGCCGGCGTGCGCGTGCCCGAGGAGATCGCCGTCGCCGGCTTCGATGACGTGCCGATCGCGCGCTACCTCGCGCTCACGACAGCCCGCGTGCGGATCGCGGAGATCGGTGCGCGTGCCGTGATCCGTCTGACCGAAATCATGAGCGGTCACGAGGAAGGGGCCAAAATCGAGGTGCAGATTCCGGAGCTGGTCGTGCGTGGCACCACCCAGATGCCGGACCCGAGCGACGCTCCTTAA
- a CDS encoding TonB-dependent receptor plug domain-containing protein: protein MNTNIGMISRVAIAAALIAGAQAAKAADPAPAPASPAGVSADDEVIVTGTRSVGITAAESAAPIKLLGAEAIEHVGQPNLNQVLTQLIPSFNAAAFGGDTAQLTLSARLRGLSPNHTLVLVNGKRRHGTANLAVLSGVSQGGAAPDLDFITPSSIKRIEVLEDGAAAQYGSDAIAGVINIILKDSDNGGSASATAGQYYKSDGKIVSGNVNLGTKLGEGGFINLTGMYRYHQRSQVGGIDRRVYLPDGTVRSTATGLSPQQVALYQNLPGAPYVNRIFGDPQSKLAQGGFNAGYDFGDVQLYSFGTYSHRTAAAYENYRVPDRVRYSPVLGVQGSLTTPGEVLFNPLGFNPQEAFREDDAAITGGAKGDLAGFHWDVSATYGRDQDKIYTKNSANAALYVDTHFTPTTMYDGKFINDELTLNADFSKEIDVGLAGPLNVAFGAEYRKNGYTIGSGDPASIYKEGGQSYPGFQPTDAGHHTRKNESAYIDIALNPFEGLKLDAAGRYEHYSDFGSEVIGKLTARYDFTPEVAIRGTISNGFRAPTLAEEFYSATNVSPTSATVQLPANSAAAKLIGFDNLRPEKSFNISAGAVFRPIDRATLTIDYYHIRIKDRVVGSGTLFGLGGATNDPRVLLAIAAHGNVLDPTVTQVGVAAFTNGLNTNTNGVDVVGSYMIPSDYGSFNLTLSGNYNDIKISKIDPVAATLLDRTSTSTLEHSSPKFKVIGGLNWSLDRFSLTARETLYGKSYILYSPNGGTYYKNQVKTAAITDLEVGVDLTKSLKFSVGSNNLFNKKPSKVVAVPGSGPVLTLSTAGNVYDAPNTFSAYGINGGYYYARIDFSF from the coding sequence ATGAATACGAACATTGGCATGATTTCGCGCGTGGCGATCGCCGCGGCGCTGATCGCTGGCGCGCAGGCAGCAAAAGCTGCGGATCCGGCACCTGCACCAGCCAGCCCGGCGGGGGTATCCGCAGATGATGAGGTGATCGTCACCGGCACGCGCTCAGTCGGCATCACCGCGGCGGAAAGCGCGGCACCGATCAAGTTGCTGGGGGCCGAGGCGATCGAGCATGTCGGCCAACCCAACCTCAACCAGGTGCTGACCCAGCTCATTCCTTCGTTCAACGCTGCAGCGTTCGGCGGCGACACCGCCCAGCTAACATTGTCGGCCCGTCTGCGCGGCCTCAGCCCCAACCACACGCTGGTCCTCGTCAACGGCAAGCGCCGCCACGGCACGGCCAACCTGGCAGTGTTGTCGGGCGTCAGCCAGGGCGGCGCCGCTCCCGATCTCGATTTCATCACGCCTTCCTCGATCAAGCGCATCGAAGTGCTGGAGGACGGCGCCGCGGCCCAATATGGCTCCGACGCCATCGCCGGCGTTATCAACATCATCCTCAAGGACAGCGATAACGGTGGTTCCGCCAGCGCGACGGCGGGGCAATATTACAAGAGCGATGGCAAGATCGTCTCGGGCAACGTCAATCTCGGCACCAAATTGGGCGAGGGCGGGTTCATCAACCTGACCGGCATGTACCGCTACCACCAGCGCAGCCAGGTCGGCGGCATCGATCGTCGTGTCTACCTGCCCGACGGCACCGTCCGTTCGACCGCCACCGGCCTCTCGCCGCAGCAGGTCGCGCTCTACCAGAATCTGCCGGGGGCACCCTACGTCAACCGCATCTTCGGCGATCCACAATCCAAGCTGGCACAAGGCGGGTTCAACGCCGGTTACGATTTTGGCGACGTTCAGCTCTACAGCTTCGGCACGTACAGCCACCGCACCGCCGCCGCTTATGAGAATTATCGCGTGCCCGACCGCGTGCGTTACTCGCCGGTGCTGGGCGTCCAGGGATCGCTTACCACGCCCGGCGAAGTGCTGTTCAACCCACTCGGCTTCAACCCGCAGGAAGCGTTCCGCGAGGACGACGCCGCGATCACCGGCGGCGCCAAGGGCGATCTGGCCGGTTTCCACTGGGATGTGAGCGCCACCTATGGCCGCGACCAGGACAAGATCTACACCAAGAATTCAGCCAATGCCGCGCTGTATGTCGACACCCATTTCACGCCGACGACGATGTATGACGGCAAGTTCATCAACGATGAACTGACGCTCAACGCGGACTTTTCCAAGGAGATCGACGTCGGGCTTGCCGGGCCGCTCAACGTCGCCTTCGGCGCCGAATATCGCAAGAATGGCTACACGATCGGCAGCGGCGACCCCGCGTCGATCTACAAGGAAGGCGGCCAATCCTATCCGGGCTTCCAGCCGACCGACGCCGGGCATCATACGCGCAAGAATGAAAGCGCCTATATCGACATCGCGCTCAATCCATTCGAAGGTCTCAAGCTCGACGCAGCGGGCCGCTACGAACATTATTCCGATTTCGGGAGCGAAGTCATTGGCAAGCTGACGGCGCGCTATGATTTCACTCCGGAGGTCGCCATCCGCGGCACTATTTCGAACGGCTTCCGCGCTCCGACGCTGGCGGAGGAGTTCTACTCTGCGACCAACGTGTCGCCGACGTCGGCGACGGTGCAGCTACCGGCCAATTCGGCGGCGGCCAAGCTGATCGGCTTCGACAATCTCCGCCCGGAAAAGTCGTTCAACATCAGCGCCGGCGCGGTCTTCCGGCCGATCGATCGGGCCACGCTGACGATCGATTATTATCATATCCGCATCAAGGATCGTGTCGTCGGCTCCGGCACGCTGTTCGGCCTCGGCGGCGCGACCAACGATCCACGGGTGCTGCTGGCCATCGCCGCGCACGGCAACGTGCTGGATCCAACGGTGACGCAGGTCGGGGTGGCGGCGTTCACCAACGGGCTCAACACCAACACCAACGGCGTCGACGTGGTCGGCAGCTATATGATCCCGTCCGATTATGGCAGCTTCAACCTGACGTTGTCGGGCAATTATAACGACATCAAGATTTCCAAGATCGACCCGGTCGCGGCGACCTTGCTGGACAGGACATCGACGAGCACGCTCGAACACTCGTCGCCGAAGTTCAAGGTCATCGGCGGGCTCAACTGGTCGCTGGACCGCTTCTCGCTGACGGCGCGCGAAACGCTCTATGGCAAGTCCTACATCCTCTACAGCCCCAACGGGGGGACCTATTACAAGAACCAGGTCAAAACGGCCGCTATCACCGATCTTGAGGTAGGGGTCGATCTCACCAAAAGCCTCAAATTCTCCGTGGGTTCGAACAATCTGTTCAACAAGAAGCCCTCCAAGGTGGTGGCCGTCCCCGGCAGCGGTCCGGTGCTGACGCTTTCCACCGCCGGCAACGTCTACGACGCTCCCAACACGTTCTCCGCCTACGGTATCAATGGCGGCTATTATTACGCGCGGATCGACTTCAGCTTCTAG
- a CDS encoding RidA family protein — translation MKAYCLIAAAGLLATAAPAAEITRFKTVGPTPALILQGVLVPPGAETLYLSGQLAAPIHPAKPTSPPLTMADYGDTKTQTVSTLTKIKGILASHGYAMSDIIKMTVFLAGDPALGGKMDFAGMNDGFKMFFGTADNPNTVARSTIQVAALAGPAFLVEIEVTAAKMPR, via the coding sequence ATGAAAGCCTATTGTCTTATCGCCGCTGCAGGACTGCTCGCGACAGCAGCGCCGGCCGCCGAGATCACGCGCTTCAAAACAGTCGGCCCGACGCCGGCATTGATCCTGCAGGGGGTGCTGGTGCCGCCCGGTGCCGAGACGCTCTATTTGTCCGGGCAACTCGCCGCACCAATCCATCCTGCCAAGCCGACGTCGCCACCGCTGACGATGGCCGACTATGGCGATACCAAGACGCAGACGGTGAGCACGCTCACCAAGATCAAGGGGATATTGGCGAGTCACGGCTACGCCATGTCGGACATCATCAAGATGACGGTGTTCCTCGCCGGCGACCCGGCGCTTGGCGGCAAGATGGATTTTGCCGGCATGAACGACGGTTTCAAGATGTTCTTTGGGACGGCCGACAACCCGAATACGGTCGCGCGTTCCACCATCCAGGTGGCGGCCCTGGCCGGTCCCGCTTTCCTGGTCGAGATCGAGGTTACCGCAGCCAAGATGCCCAGATGA
- the hspQ gene encoding heat shock protein HspQ — protein MIPSRSTITPPIGLDTMPPVSEARFTIGDVVRHRLFAFRGVIFDVDPVFANSEEWYAAIPEDVRPNRDQPFYHLLAENAESSYIAYVSQQNLEHDETEEPIDHPAISGLFEPFLDGRYALRREHRH, from the coding sequence ATGATTCCTTCCCGCAGTACGATTACCCCGCCAATCGGTCTGGACACGATGCCGCCCGTTTCGGAAGCGCGCTTCACGATCGGCGATGTCGTCCGCCACCGCCTGTTCGCGTTCCGCGGCGTGATCTTCGACGTCGACCCAGTCTTCGCCAACAGCGAAGAATGGTATGCCGCCATCCCGGAGGACGTCCGGCCCAACCGCGACCAGCCATTCTACCACCTGCTCGCCGAAAATGCCGAGAGCAGCTATATCGCCTACGTCAGCCAGCAGAACCTCGAGCATGACGAGACCGAGGAGCCGATCGACCATCCGGCCATCTCCGGCCTGTTCGAGCCGTTCCTCGACGGCCGCTACGCGCTGCGGCGGGAGCATCGCCACTAA